Proteins from a single region of Funiculus sociatus GB2-C1:
- a CDS encoding Rab family GTPase → MIQKKICMVGAFATGKTSLVARFVHSIYSDIYQTTVGVKIDKKLVKVGEKEINFILWDLYGEDEFQKVRMSYLRGSSGYLVVVDGTRRTTLDKAFNLQKRVEDTIGTVPFILVLNKWDLKDEWDIDDSSMDELAERNWTVIKGSAKTGLGVEEAFLTLGQQIMEG, encoded by the coding sequence ATGATCCAGAAAAAAATTTGCATGGTGGGTGCCTTCGCTACAGGAAAAACCAGCCTCGTCGCCCGTTTTGTCCACAGCATTTACTCAGATATTTACCAAACTACCGTAGGCGTGAAAATTGATAAAAAATTAGTAAAAGTCGGAGAAAAGGAAATAAATTTCATTCTCTGGGATCTCTATGGAGAAGACGAATTTCAAAAGGTGCGAATGTCTTATTTGCGCGGCTCATCCGGTTATCTTGTAGTAGTAGATGGAACCCGTCGTACTACCCTTGATAAAGCCTTTAACCTCCAAAAACGGGTAGAAGATACTATCGGGACAGTTCCTTTTATCCTTGTCCTCAACAAATGGGATTTAAAAGACGAATGGGATATTGACGATAGCTCAATGGATGAACTAGCAGAAAGGAACTGGACAGTAATTAAAGGAAGTGCAAAAACAGGTTTAGGTGTAGAAGAAGCTTTTCTGACTCTTGGACAACAAATCATGGAGGGATAG